From Rutidosis leptorrhynchoides isolate AG116_Rl617_1_P2 chromosome 3, CSIRO_AGI_Rlap_v1, whole genome shotgun sequence, a single genomic window includes:
- the LOC139896241 gene encoding uncharacterized protein codes for MSDWGPVFVAVVLFILLTPGLLIQIPGHTKMVEFGNFQTSGVSILVHSVIYFTLICIFLLAIGIHMYLG; via the coding sequence ATGTCAGATTGGGGACCAGTGTTCGTAGCTGTGGTGCTCTTCATATTACTAACACCCGGTCTGCTGATTCAAATACCAGGCCACACCAAGATGGTGGAATTTGGTAATTTTCAAACAAGTGGTGTTTCAATTCTGGTTCATTCTGTTATCTATTTTACTCTTATTTGTATTTTCTTATTAGCCATTGGGATCCATATGTACCTTGGTTAA
- the LOC139896244 gene encoding nuclear transport factor 2B: protein MDPDALSKAFVEHYYSTFDTNRAGLSNLYQDSSMLTFEGQKIQGSQQIVNKLTSLPFQQCKHSITTVDCQPSGPAGGMLVFVSGNLQLAGEQHALKFSQMFHLMPTPQGSFYVYNDIFRLNYA from the exons ATGGATCCAGATGCTCTCTCAAAAGCATTCGTGGAGCACTACTACTCCACCTTCGACACTAATCGGGCCGGGTTATCCAATTTGTACCAGGATTCATCTATGTTGACTTTTGAAGGTCAAAAAATTCAAGGCTCACAGCAGATCGTCAACAAGCTCACATCTCTACCGTTCCAGCAGTGCAAACATAGCATCACTACCGTCGATTGCCAACCTTCCGGTCCCGCCGGTGGTATGCTCGTTTTTGTTAGCGGTAATCTTCAACTTGCCGGTGAACAACACGCTCTTAAGTTCAGTCAG ATGTTTCATTTGATGCCAACACCACAAGGAAGCTTTTACGTGTACAACGACATATTCCGCTTGAACTACGCGTGA